The following coding sequences are from one Arachis hypogaea cultivar Tifrunner chromosome 7, arahy.Tifrunner.gnm2.J5K5, whole genome shotgun sequence window:
- the LOC112702813 gene encoding uncharacterized protein produces MSLSKESDPTLGYLTRKDTEVKLPRPTRVKNKTPAPIQITAEQILREARERQEAEIRPPKQKITDPTELGEYRLRKRKEFEDLIRRVRWNIGVWIKYAQWEESQKDFKRARSVWERALEVDYKNHTLWLKYAEVEMKNKFINHARNVWDRAVTLLPRVDQLWYKYIHMEEMLGNVAGARQVFERWMKWMPDQQGWLSYIKFELRYNEIERARGIFERFVQCHPRVGVWIRYAKFEMKNGEVAKARNVYERAVEKLADDEEAEQLFVAFAEFEERCKETERARCIYKFALDHIPKGRAEDLYRKFVAFEKQYGDREGIEDAIVGKRRFQYEDEVRKNPLNYDSWFDYIRLEESVGNKERIREVYERAIANVPPAEEKRFWQRYIYLWINYALYEELDAEDVDRTRDVYRECLNLIPHSKFSFAKIWLLAAQFEIRQLNLKGARQILGNAIGKAPKDKIFKKYIEIELQLGNIDRCRKLYEKYLEWSPENCYAWSKYAELERSLSETDRARAIFELAIAQPALDMPELLWKAYIDFETAEGEFDRARVLYERLLNRTKHLKVWISYAEFEATAIDQNSLDLTEEEQKRECLQRARRVFEEALNYFRSSAPELKEERAMLLEKWLNMEASSGELGDVSLVQSKLPKKLKKRRQVTTEDGSARIEEFIDYLFPEEIQTTNLKILEAAYQWKKKQKLSSGDN; encoded by the exons ATGTCTTTGTCAAAAGAATCAGACCCAACGTTGGGTTACCTCACGCGGAAGGACACTGAGGTGAAGCTTCCACGGCCAACGAGGGTCAAGAACAAGACACCTGCTCCAATTCAAATCACAGCGGAGCAGATTCTACGGGAGGCTCGGGAGCGGCAAGAGGCTGAGATCCGCCCGCCAAAGCAGAAGATCACCGACCCCACTGAGCTTGGCGAGTACCGCCTCCGCAAGCGCAAAGAGTTTGAGGACCTAATTCGGCGTGTGAGGTGGAACATTGGTGTGTGGATTAAGTATGCACAGTGGGAAGAGTCTCAGAAGGACTTCAAGCGAGCACGCTCCGTTTGGGAGAGAGCACTGGAAGTTGACTACAAGAACCACACCCTTTGGCTCAAGTATGCAGAGGTGGAGATGAAGAACAAGTTCATCAACCATGCACGCAATGTGTGGGACCGTGCTGTCACCCTCCTACCGAGGGTTGACCAGTTATGGTACAAGTATATACATATGGAGGAGATGCTCGGCAATGTCGCTGGCGCCAGGCAG GTTTTCGAGCGGTGGATGAAGTGGATGCCTGATCAGCAGGGATGGCTCTCTTACATCAAGTTTGAGCTTAGGTACAATGAAATTGAGCGAGCTAGGGGGATATTCGAGCGTTTTGTGCAGTGCCACCCTAGGGTTGGGGTGTGGATTCGGTATGCCAAGTTTGAGATGAAAAATGGGGAGGTGGCAAAGGCTAGGAATGTTTACGAGAGAGCAGTGGAGAAGCTTGCTGATGACGAGGAAGCTGAGCAGCTGTTTGTTGCTTTTGCTGAGTTTGAGGAGAGATGTAAGGAGACTGAGCGTGCAAGGTGTATATATAAGTTTGCCCTTGATCATATCCCCAAGGGGAGGGCAGAAGACTTGTACCGTAAGTTTGTGGCATTCGAAAAGCAGTATGGTGATAGGGAAGGGATTGAGGATGCTATTGTTGGCAAAAGAAGGTTTCAGTATGAAGATGAAGTAAGGAAAAATCCGTTGAACTATGATTCATGGTTTGACTATATACGATTGGAGGAGAGTGTGGGCAACAAAGAAAGGATCAGGGAGGTTTATGAGAGAGCTATAGCAAACGTTCCTCCTGCAGAGGAGAAGCGATTCTGGCAGCGATACATCTATTTGTG GATTAATTATGCACTCTACGAAGAGCTTGATGCTGAAGATGTGGATCGAACAAGAGATGTATACAG GGAGTGTCTCAACTTGATACCACACAGTAAGTTTTCATTTGCAAAGATATGGCTTCTAGCAGCCCAGTTTGAAATACGTCAGCTGAATCTCAAGGGTGCTCGACAGATATTAGGAAATGCCATTGGAAAGGCTCCAAAAGACAAG ATTTTCAAGAAGTATATAGAGATAGAACTGCAGCTTGGTAACATAGATAGATGcagaaaactatatgaaaaataTCTGGAGTGGTCGCCTGAAAATTGCTATGCTTGGAGCAAGTATGCAGAATTGGAGAGATCTTTATCTGAGACTGATCGAGCTAGAGCAATATTCGAGCTTGCAATTGCTCAACCAGCATTGGATATGCCTGAGCTATTGTGGAAG GCATATATTGACTTTGAGACTGCCGAAGGTGAGTTTGACAGAGCAAGAGTGCTTTATGAAAGGCTTCTTAATAGAACAAAGCACTTGAAGGTATGGATCAGCTATGCAGAATTTGAGGCAACAGCAATAGATCAGAACAGTTTAGACTTGACAGAAGAAGAGCAAAAGAGGGAATGCCTTCAGCGTGCTAGAA GGGTGTTTGAGGAAGCTCTTAACTACTTCAGATCGTCAGCTCCGGAACTGAAGGAGGAAAGGGCAATGCTGTTGGAGAAATGGCTCAACATGGAGGCTTCTTCTGGGGAGCTTGGTGATGTTAGCTTAGTCCAGTCTAAGCTGCCGAAGAAGCTCAAGAAGAGAAGACAAGTTACTACTGAAGATGGTTCTGCCAG AATTGAAGAATTCATCGACTATTTGTTCCCTGAAGAAATTCAGACGACTAATCTTAAGATCTTAGAAGCTGCATACCAGTGGAAGAAGAAGCAAAAATTGTCTTCTGGCGACAACTAA